One window of the Eucalyptus grandis isolate ANBG69807.140 chromosome 6, ASM1654582v1, whole genome shotgun sequence genome contains the following:
- the LOC104449911 gene encoding uncharacterized protein LOC104449911 has protein sequence MEHNMPLAAKKIWSIVHAVFFMLRKEVSKRKIMTDLNMMMKRGKTAGKAIGNLMFSHHHHASASGRRSHDSHSSSSSSGPLEYEFSCNNSPAFPHNYPNLHANKRRCCNQLNHHLHNLFTCVHPPQTSDDEIVGAFDLDMVIEMLNNQREVVEASPMLPGFGRTPLVRPLRITDSPFPLNGEEDGDEGVDKAAGEFIENFYKELRQQK, from the coding sequence atGGAACATAATATGCCTTTGGCGGCTAAGAAGATATGGAGCATAGTACACGCGGTGTTCTTCATGCTGAGGAAAGAAGTATCCAAGAGGAAAATCATGACGGATCTCAACATGATGATGAAGCGCGGCAAGACCGCCGGCAAGGCCATCGGCAACCTCATGTtctcccaccaccaccacgccTCTGCTTCTGGGCGCCGCTCGCATGACAGCCATTCCTCGTCCTCCTCATCAGGGCCACTCGAGTACGAGTTCAGCTGCAACAACAGCCCCGCCTTCCCGCACAATTACCCCAACCTCCACGCCAACAAGCGCAGGTGCTGCAACCAACTGAACCACCACCTCCACAACCTCTTCACGTGCGTTCACCCGCCCCAGACCTCGGATGACGAAATCGTGGGCGCGTTCGACTTGGATATGGTAATTGAGATGCTGAACAACCAAAGGGAGGTGGTGGAGGCGTCGCCGATGTTGCCGGGGTTCGGCCGGACCCCGCTGGTGCGGCCGCTGAGGATCACGGACTCGCCCTTCCCGTTGAATGGGGAGGAGGACGGCGACGAAGGCGTGGACAAGGCGGCGGGGGAGTTCATAGAGAATTTCTACAAGGAGCTGAGGCAACAAAAGTGA
- the LOC104449908 gene encoding CASP-like protein 3A1, with product MFNGHKLTQPEAALQLPETKAAADRQGATMNGSLEPAGAPRPKGAGRKADVTHAILRAMCMAASLTAFSFMVTAKQHSLLVVYGFQFPVHSKWSFSNSFEYLVGVSGAVTIHSFLQLLICISRLLRKSSAIPSRNYGWLVFAGDQVLAYALMSAGSAASGVTNLNRTGIRHTALPNFCKPLHSFCDHVTISIAFTFFSCILLATSVVLDVIWLTKY from the exons atgttcaACGGACATAAGCTGACGCAACCAGAGGCGGCCCTGCAGCTGCCGGAGACAAAAGCGGCGGCCGATCGCCAAGGCGCGACGATGAACGGGTCCCTTGAGCCGGCGGGGGCACCACGCCCGAAAGGCGCTGGCCGGAAAGCCGACGTCACGCACGCGATCCTGAGGGCCATGTGCATGGCGGCTTCCCTGACAGCGTTCTCGTTCATGGTCACTGCCAAACAGCACAGCCTTCTCGTCGTCTACGGCTTCCAGTTCCCCGTTCACTCCAAATGGTCCTTCTCCAACTCCTTCGA GTACTTGGTCGGTGTTTCGGGGGCGGTCACGATTCACTCGTTCCTGCAGCTGCTCATTTGCATCTCAAGATTGCTCAGGAAATCATCGGCAATTCCCTCCAGGAACTACGGGTGGCTCGTATTTGCTGGAGACCAGGTGCTTGCGTACGCGCTGATGAGCGCCGGATCAGCCGCCTCGGGGGTCACCAACCTGAACCGCACGGGGATAAGGCACACGGCGCTCCCCAACTTCTGCAAGCCTCTCCACAGCTTCTGCGACCACGTCACCATCTCGATCGCCTTCACTTTCTTCAGCTGCATCTTGCTCGCGACCTCGGTCGTCCTGGATGTCATCTGGCTAACCAAATATTAA
- the LOC104449910 gene encoding uncharacterized protein LOC104449910, translating to MAPHGEAISSSYSNPAASKALGASSKPPRLSNDNLHRSKSDMSFELMKEAAADHLKMSAVALPPISEVEDTKCECCGMSEECTPEYIERVRKRFSGRWICGLCAEAVKEEAEKNGGRRDEALMTHMSTCAKFKKIRAYPALFQANAMREILKKSSVRAKSLSPRDPEVQKRVGMITRSSSCIPAITKDLNDLNLAN from the coding sequence ATGGCACCACATGGAGAGGCTATTTCGAGCTCTTACTCCAACCCTGCTGCTAGCAAGGCCTTGGGTGCCTCCTCCAAGCCACCAAGGCTATCGAACGACAACCTCCATCGATCCAAGTCAGACATGTCGTTCGAGCTGATGAAAGAGGCAGCGGCAGATCACTTGAAAATGTCGGCGGTGGCCCTCCCACCGATATCGGAGGTTGAGGACACCAAGTGCGAGTGCTGTGGCATGAGCGAGGAGTGCACGCCAGAGTACATAGAGCGGGTGCGCAAGAGGTTCTCAGGGAGGTGGATATGCGGGCTGTGCGCTGAGGCGGTGAAGGAGGAGGCGGAAAAGAATGGCGGGAGGCGGGACGAGGCGTTGATGACGCACATGAGCACGTGTGCCAAGTTCAAGAAGATCCGGGCGTACCCGGCGTTGTTCCAGGCCAACGCCATGAGggagatcttgaagaagagCTCCGTGAGGGCCAAGTCCCTAAGCCCTAGGGACCCGGAAGTACAAAAGAGAGTCGGTATGATCACGAGGAGTTCGAGCTGCATTCCCGCCATCACCAAGGACTTGAATGACCTTAATCTGGCCaactga
- the LOC104452025 gene encoding early nodulin-like protein 1 codes for MAPVRGLCKWVVAVFAALVLVGGVSMEAKVEAAREFRVGGAEGWHDPAELNSSLYSDWATRNRFRVGDSLNFEYKNDSVLVVDKWSYYHCNTSNPIAAFNNGNSTFTLDQPGFFYFISGTTNHCKNGQRLIVDVMSPHRIPRSTPPSIANPPQAGVGGLSPYASPLSSASSGAAMGTSSVAVAAFMSPLAMASFAAMMHFYY; via the exons ATGGCGCCTGTTCGGGGGCTTTGCAAGTGGGTCGTCGCTGTCTTCGCCGCTCTTGTTCTCGTCGGAGGAGTCTCCATGGAGGCGAAGGTCGAAGCCGCGAGGGAGTTCAGAGTGGGCGGCGCCGAAGGTTGGCATGATCCCGCTGAACTCAACTCCTCGCTTTACTCCGACTGGGCTACGAGGAACAGGTTCCGCGTTGGAGATTCTCTCA ATTTCGAGTACAAGAACGACTCGGTTCTGGTGGTGGACAAATGGAGCTATTACCACTGCAACACAAGCAACCCCATCGCGGCCTTCAACAACGGGAACAGCACGTTCACCCTCGACCAGCCCGGTTTCTTTTACTTCATAAGCGGGACGACCAATCACTGCAAGAATGGCCAGCGCTTGATCGTCGACGTGATGTCTCCTCACCGAATCCCTCGCTCCACTCCTCCCTCCATCGCCAACCCTCCACAGGCTGGCGTGGGCGGCCTCTCTCCTTATGCTTCCCCGCTCTCGAGTGCTTCCTCAGGAGCAGCAATGGGAACCTCATCAGTTGCGGTTGCGGCTTTCATGAGTCCATTGGCTATGGCTTCTTTCGCAGCTATGATGCATTTTTATTACTAG
- the LOC104449909 gene encoding homeobox-leucine zipper protein ATHB-15 produces MATSCKEGKLGHSNSSNSLDNGKYVRYTPEQVEALERLYHECPKPSSLRRQQLIRECPILSNIEPKQIKVWFQNRRCREKQRKEASRLQAVNRKLTAMNKLLMEENDRLQKQVSQLVYENGYFRQHTQNTTLATKDTSCESVVTSGQHQLTSQHPPRDASPAGLLSIAEETLAEFLSKATGTAVEWVQMPGMKPGPDSIGIVAISHGCAGVAARACGLVGLEPTRVAEILKDRPSWFRDCRAVDVLNVLPTANGGTIELLYMQLYAPTTLAPARDFWLLRYTSVLEDGSLVVCERSLKNTQNGPSMPPVQPFVRAEMLPSGYLVRPCEGGGSIIRIVDHLDLEPWSVPEVLRPLYESSTMLAQKTTMAALRQLRQIAQEVSQPNVSGWGRRPAALRALSQRLSRGFNEALNGFTDEGWSIMGNDGIDDVTILVNSSPDKLMGLNLSFSNGFPAVSNAVLCARASMLLQNVPPAVLLRFLREHRSEWADNSIDAYSAAAVKVGSCALPGSRIGSFGGQVILPLAHTIEHEEFLEVIKLEGMGHSPEDALMPRDIFFLQMCSGVDENAVGTFAELIFAPIDASFADDAPLLPSGFRIIPLDSVKEASSPNRTLDLASSLEIGPAGNRSFNDINANSGCTRSVMTIAFEFAFESHMQEHVASMARQYVRSIISSVQRVALALSPSNLGSHAGLRTPLGTPEAQTLARWICHSYRCYLGVDLLKSSNEGSELILKNLWHHSDAIMCCSLKALPVFTFANQAGLDMLETTLVALQDITLEKIFDDHGRKTLCSEFPQIMQQGFACLQGGICLSSMGRPVSYERAVAWKVMNEEENAHCICFMFINWSFV; encoded by the exons ATGGCAACCTCCTGCAAAGAAGGTAAACTCGGGCACAGCAACAGTAGCAATAGCTTGGACAATGGGAAATATGTGAGGTACACGCCTGAGCAGGTTGAGGCCCTCGAGAGGCTCTACCACGAGTGTCCGAAGCCCAGTTCACTCCGTCGCCAACAGCTGATCAGGGAGTGTCCCATTCTCTCCAATATTGAGCCCAAGCAAATCAAGGTCTGGTTCCAGAACCGAAG ATGCAGggagaagcagaggaaagaAGCTTCCCGTTTGCAAGCTGTGAACAGGAAGCTCACTGCGATGAACAAGTtattgatggaggagaatgatAGGTTGCAGAAGCAAGTTTCTCAGCTGGTGTATGAGAATGGCTATTTCCGCCAACACACCCAGAAC ACGACGCTTGCAACCAAAGACACAAGCTGTGAATCGGTGGTGACGAGCGGTCAACACCAGTTGACATCTCAGCATCCTCCCAGGGATGCTAGTCCTGCAGG GCTTTTGTCCATTGCAGAAGAGACTTTAGCAGAGTTTCTTTCAAAGGCCACTGGAACCGCTGTGGAGTGGGTCCAAATGCCTGGAATGAAG CCTGGTCCGGATTCCATTGGAATCGTTGCTATTTCTCATGGTTGCGCTGGCGTGGCAGCACGAGCATGCGGACTTGTGGGTCTTGAACCTACAAGA GTTGCAGAAATCCTAAAGGATCGACCGTCATGGTTCCGTGACTGTCGAGCCGTGGATGTTTTGAACGTGTTGCCAACAGCAAATGGTGGAACCATTGAGCTGCTCTACATGCAG CTCTATGCGCCAACAACCTTGGCGCCAGCCCGTGACTTCTGGTTGCTGCGTTATACTTCTGTTCTGGAAGATGGGAGTCTCGTG GTGTGTGAGAGGTCACTTAAAAATACACAAAATGGTCCAAGCATGCCTCCAGTACAGCCTTTTGTCCGAGCAGAGATGCTCCCTAGTGGCTACTTGGTACGTCCATGTGAAGGTGGTGGTTCAATCATACGCATTGTTGATCACTTGGATCTAGAG CCATGGAGTGTGCCTGAAGTACTGCGACCATTGTATGAGTCCTCCACAATGCTTGCTCAGAAGACGACAATGGCA GCTCTGCGACAGCTGAGGCAGATAGCTCAGGAAGTTTCACAGCCTAATGTTTCTGGCTGGGGAAGGCGACCTGCAGCACTTAGAGCTCTTAGCCAGAGGTTAAGCAG GGGATTTAATGAGGCTCTTAATGGATTTACTGATGAAGGATGGTCGATCATGGGGAATGATGGCATTGATGATGTCACTATTCTCGTGAATTCATCCCCTGACAAGCTAATGGGATTGAATCTTTCGTTTTCAAATGGATTCCCAGCTGTGAGCAACGCTGTTCTATGCGCGAGGGCCTCTATGCTCTTGCAG aATGTGCCTCCTGCAGTCCTCCTTCGCTTCCTTCGTGAGCACAGGTCAGAATGGGCTGACAACAGTATTGATGCATACTCAGCCGCAGCAGTTAAAGTTGGTTCCTGTGCTTTACCTGGATCACGTATTGGGAGTTTCGGGGGTCAGGTTATACTTCCACTTGCTCATACTATTGAGCATGAAGAG TTCTTGGAGGTCATCAAATTAGAAGGTATGGGCCACTCTCCAGAAGATGCCTTAATGCCTAGAGATATATTTTTCCTGCAA atgTGCAGTGGAGTGGATGAAAATGCTGTGGGAACATTTGCCGAATTGATATTTGCTCCAATTGATGCTTCCTTTGCTGATGATGcacctcttcttccttctgGGTTTCGTATCATTCCTCTTGATTCAGTAAAG GAAGCTTCTAGCCCTAATCGCACATTGGACCTTGCCTCTTCTCTTGAGATCGGGCCAGCTGGAAATAGGAgttttaatgatattaatgcTAATTCTGGTTGTACGAGATCAGTGATGACTATCGCATTTGAGTTTGCATTCGAAAGCCACATGCAGGAACATGTGGCCTCTATGGCCCGCCAATATGTGCGTAGTATAATATCCTCGGTGCAGAGAGTGGCATTGGCACTCTCTCCTTCCAATCTCGGTTCACATGCTGGTCTGCGTACACCTCTTGGCACTCCTGAAGCCCAAACACTTGCTCGCTGGATTTGCCACAGTTATAG GTGCTACTTGGGGGTGGATCTTCTCAAGTCCAGCAATGAAGGAAGTGAGTTGATTCTCAAGAACCTGTGGCATCACTCAGATGCTATTATGTGCTGCTCTCTTAAG GCCTTACCCGTATTCACGTTTGCAAATCAGGCAGGTCTGGACATGCTCGAAACCACCTTGGTGGCGCTGCAAGACATAACCCTGGAAAAGATTTTTGATGATCATGGCCGAAAGACTCTGTGTTCAGAGTTCCCACAAATCATGCAACAG GGTTTTGCTTGTCTTCAAGGTGGGATCTGCCTCTCGAGCATGGGACGACCAGTGTCATACGAAAGGGCAGTGGCGTGGAAAGTTatgaatgaggaagagaatgcCCACTGCATCTGCTTTATGTTCATCAACTGGTCTTTTGTGTGA